aaaagaaattttttgatcTAAAGATAATCGTTCATTGCTGATTTTGCATTTGAATTTCGTGTAGAGAGTATTTAGGGTTACGTTATGCAGATGCAATTGACTTTTggagaagaaatgaaatttgcTTTCCGTCTTTATTTGAATATCTGCACATCAGTTGATGTGATGTCACACGTAGAATGTCAAACAAAagataattttccttttttctatgaTGAAACTATTATTGTGTCCTACCATTTTTCCGTTGCTGGAACAAAGTTTCcgattcttctttctctgAAAAGTTCATCAAGTTATTCGTGCTGTTACTTTTCTCTGGGTAGTGGAATAGGGAATAATTATCATTGACATGATGGAACCACATCGGGCGAATAGGCATATCATCGTAGGCAGTGCTGCAAATTAATGTAACGTCGGATCCTTCCACTGGGTCGGCAGGTGCTCCCGTTCTTTCCAGTTCTATTCCTAAAATAGTTTTGCAATCGTAAATCATTACGAGTGCATCAGAGAAAACATTATAGTTGTATATTGCCTTGTACAATTACAGGCAAGCGCGTTATGTCGGTTTCGTTGATTGCATCCAGTGGAAACAACCAGCTCCGAAATTCCTCAGTGTCATCGTCATACTTAATATTGATGCGTTTATTTTCATTCCAGCTGGGCAAATGGccgacaaaataataatatgacGAGTCGAAAACCTGTGGACTCCTTAACTCCAGTCCCCATTTAGAGTCAAATGAAAATCTGGAATTTTCAACTGACGACGAATCGAATATCTTTTAAAACCAAGACGATATTCAAATGATTATTCTTTTGCGTTAGTTGATTTTTAACCTCGGAACTTTTCTTCCATCAACTTTCATCCAAcaccttgaaatttttttctttttaaaaatattttgtgaaaTACCTTGAAAAATTCCTGTTGGAATTCGACTTCTAATTCATTGGTTTGCCGAAAAACTGAAATGCTGACGTTAGGATGTGTCGTTTTCAAAGGAATCCGGATCGATTCCCTTTCTTTGGGGACGGTCAAGTTATTATGTTGTATGTCCataaaaacgagtttttcGTGACCTTTggttacaaacaaaaatgatgcaATCAATCATAATTTCGAGAAGAGTgaagacaaataataataaccaactGAAAACGTAAACGTAGCGATTTGCCGCCCCTTTCCTTTCACAGTTGTAGAATCCCGTGTCGATGGGTGTGGCATTTGTCAACGCCATCGTCGAAATCAGGTCCGTTTCATTCCTTAAAGTTGTTATTTTCACTCGTTTGGCCAATCTCTGCAAGGTATAGTGAACAACGCACGTGAAATAATGAAGCGGTTTCCAATAGACACACGTGTCGATATGACATCAAATGAATAACTACAATTTTGTTGttacttcttttctttgggtGATTCGGGGAATTATccatcttattttattttttgaaaggtgCAACTCTTCGACGCAAGTGAGTAGTAGGGTTGAGCCGGCTTGAATGATGTGTTGCCCAATCCCGTGTTGGTCCTTTTCCCCTTCCGGAATTATTTGGATTTGATCAGTTTGAACGATTTGATTTGCCAACAAGGCAAATAAAAGTCCCAGCAATGCTGCAAATGCCCGTTTCGTTAAAAACATTGTAATGTCCGAAAACGAACGGCATCCGAAAATTTCGTCCGTTCAATAGGCCAAGACTCAGACTTGACTGAGATCAATCTTTTCCACGTCGTTCATTTTAATGCATCGCGTCCCTATGCGAGAAAAGGATGTCTGTGTGGTTTGACATCCCACACAACAGATTTGATACAATATCAGAAGGCGGAAATTCGTTTCGGCTAAAAAAGATAAGCGACAATTTGAAAGTTGACTTTGCTGTTCTGCCAAGTTGAATGGTCCATTACATtttatggttttattttcGCACTTATTTTAACGTTTCGGAAAAAAATCTACCCTTTTGGACTTGATTTTTCTAGGTTTGCGACTCTGCCACAAGAGGTGCGTAGGTTTACTCTAAAAAATCACAATCCTTATCACTTGTTTAGCTTTGTGAAATAAGAATCAGTTTGGTTAAATGATTCCAAGTCAAAAGAATATTTATATTCAATTGGTTATCTGACTATAATTTTATTGCTGTCACAACAGTCTATCCTCTTGAGGGTAAGCTAGAGTTAAAAGCTGTCAGTATCTACTAAATTTgtaacagacagacagacagacagggaTGAGATATACGTTGGGTgcgatttccttctttttatttcttgctgGTTGACGTTTTTGATCCTCACATGAAAACTCGTATTTCGCTCCGTAGTAggatttttagaaaatgaaatattgcGTCTACCAAGAAGTGAAtaacaacagcaaaaaaatgttttctttttaatatgcGTtgaagtccttttttttcttttgtttttttctttacatttttgaACACACTGTTAAATAGAAATGGCCgtgcaaaaatgttttcagacTATGGAAGTGAAGTAATTAACAGAAAACACGAGGAAatgtttaattcattttattattcgtCAATTGCATGAACTGCaattaaaattacaattttagGTAACAAATTAATCGTCTAAAATATGACTACgcaaaaatgtcaaaactCGGCTATTATTATTCGAAGACATCTTCCTCTACTAACAAACCTACAAAGCTAGTAAAATGTCTATTGTCATCGAATAGTGTTCCACTCATCAATTGCAACCTAATCTGGTCCCCTTTGGATAGTTGCAAAGTAGCCTGGTGTGAAAAGGTATTATAGACCTCACTACTGAATCCACTTCCTATCTGAACACCATTTAAATGAAGTTCAATATCTACAGAAGTTCCAAGATTGATTcctgaaaaagtgaaaaaatattttcccggTCTTGGTGTGGTAAAAACTCCTGTTGAAGGGTTCATGGCATTTCCCACATTAGTTCTGGTCAACTCGAATGGAATGGCGGTGTTGGCAGTAGCGTAATTCGCGTTTTTCTGTACATAGAAATAAACAGGAGATGATTTGACATCAGCGTAGCCAATCCAAGTTTCGTATCCtgcgtcaaaaaaaaaattgcgatcATTTTACTAATTTACTTCAATCAAGTCTGAGCAAACCTGCGTCCGTTGACATTTTGCTAAAGTCGCAATAAACCGTTTCCACTTGGGACACGCCCTTGATCAAGTATAAACCGCTGAGGACATGTCCGATCTGCCACAGTTCGACGCAAGACGTTGGCATTCCTTCGACCAACTTTTGGCCTTTGCATTTCAATTTTCCCAATGTGTGTATACCGCTTGACGCTGCAGGGGTCGTTCGTCCGAAATTCAAACGTGTGATGGGCAAACTTCCCTTTGCAGTTATTTCACCTGATTtgttgtaatttttaaaaattattcttctAAAAGATGTTCGATAAAATGTTGGTTTTGTCAACATACCTTCGTCGACTAGATTGACGGGTACGTTGGCGTCACAGTTGCAGTTTTTACTAGGATCGACACAGGTTTTGCCGATTCCGCACAGGCACGTGTGAGTGGAATTATCGTTACCGTGCCAGAAATATTGCTCTACACCGTAGCGGTCGTTCCACCAGGAATATTGGATTCCATCGTACTGGAGTGGGGCCGAGTAACACTCGTACTGAAAATTAAATTGCGGGGTAAATTCAATCGTGTaggattggaaaaaaaaattattttgatgtaACGAACCTTAATTGACTGCCGGCAATCTACAGAAATTTGTGCCAGAGCTGCAATTTGTCTGAGTGATGCTTCGTACACGATTGGTCTGGTATAGCATCCGGGTTCCGTGCAATGGCTAACGTTAATCGCTGCTTCTGCGTCGTGTCCAATTATTGTCATTCCTGTCGGATAACAATAGGATACAATTGTATTAATccaaacttcttttatttattcaaatcttGTTTGATAAAGGTACTGTACCTGTGGACATGTCGCAGTTCACCTGGATGGGATCGTCTCCAACATCTTGTCCGTCGGGATCGATCCAGTAAACGTCAGTGGGCAATGAAGGGTCGGCCATACGGACCTCGTGACAAGATCTTGGCATTACACCTTTCGAGCCCGACTTTAATACCGGTAACATTTCCTGCATTTCCTTTTTAATAATCTGGGAGAGGAGCGATCCTTGTGATGCTATGAAATCTTGTTGGTGGAGCTTGGTTTTTAGCTGCAGGACTTCATCTCTGAGGTCATCGAATTcagtttttaaagtttcctaTTCAAGCCAGAcaacaattaaataattagacagcagccaaaagaaaaaatgtaatcaaCACAATAATTGTTATTATCAAGTTTTTGTTTACGTAGTCTAAACGGAGATTGGTGTCGCCTTTCGTAGACAGCAAGTGATTTGGATGTTGGCTTGTTGTCACGCTCAATAGGAAAGCGCTGAAGAAGACGAGTGTCTTGACCTGCAGGGATGACTTGGCCATTGTCGTGACTAATTACCGAATGTGTTGTGTTTTGGCATTGGCAGTGATTTCCTATTTATAGGACAATATAGGTGAATCAAAGTTTGTCTTACGTCGTGACTATTGAGATAAGATTACGCAATAATTGGTATCTTAACTGGTCTACggtacttttttttcaattgatgagatacgaaaagaaattaaaaattcccCTACACGTGACCAATTCGATTGACACACATATGCTGCGCGTCAATTGATAAGGATTATTTGGAAATCAGTGCGTCAGTGCCACAAATATTAAAACTGAGCTTGTGTTGATCAAGCAGCAAAAGTTAATTGCAACATGGTGTCGATTGTAGTAGCGATCTATTATCATAAATCGATTGATTcaattagttaaaaaaaagagtcccTCATAAAGGAATgttaaagagaaaattaacTGCAAACGATTATcctcagaagaaaaaaatattctctATATTCTTCATTTCTAATTATTACAAAACTAAGATTTCTTGTAGCGAACGTATCTCGGTAAAGCGTTAATGATGACGAATAATATGACCAGCGTAACAAGTTGTGTAGCAGTTCCACATTTGTGTTAAGCAGCTTGATTGGGAATGTTTAACCTGTTTATTCTTTTGACAATTCGAATCAGTACCAAACTTTTAGTCTCGGGGAATTCCCTGCTGCTGGTTTTCAGTACGTCCAGCGCTGAATGACATCAAATGGCCTTAGTACAacagaaaatatttatttatttaatttaacccGATTGAACCCCttcctcaatttttttttcttattttatgaaCATTACTCAGCAAGCacttaaccaaaaaaaaaaaccgtcacTTCAATTTTGAAAGTGCGTGTGAAATTTCGCTTTATGCTTGAGCATGAAGCTTAGCAATTTGCttctatttgaattttgtaCGTATTTTGATTCCTTGGTGTTATTTAGAACTTCTCTTTCATTTatcattgaaaattattcttaGATTACAGTAATGCCATAGTGCTATTCAAGGGCAGCACAGCTTTAATGGGCCATTcctaatgaaatttaaattatacaaTTCTTTCCGAAAATTGCTAAGTTATCAGGGTTTTACTATTGACATTCCGTATTTGCACTTCCTTTACCTTCTGTACTTCATTACAAAATGTCACAGTAAAGaaattaactttttaattttgcaaTTAGAATATATAGCATTGGATTCGCAAAAGGGCGCGGCCAGCCTTTGCTGTTACGGTGTTTTACCCAACAGCAGACCACAAGGTGTGACGGGTCTTAAAGGTCTTAAAGTGACGGACTTTCACTGCCTGAGCGATTATTAGATAGTTGACTATTTCATGGGTGTACCAGCGAGTATAAAAAGTCCAGCGATTGTCCATCCAAAGCACCATTCTTACGAACAAACAATCGAAGCAACATGAAGCTGGTAAATAATCCACcaaagttgtttttgttttttttttaattttttataagttaaatttcatttttatttacagtttaTCGTCGCTGCTCTCCTGGCCGTTGCTGTCGCCGTTCCTTCCGGCTATCCGTCGAACTACAAAGACTCCAGTTACATGACGTCTCCCAGCAACGCTTCCTCCGGCTACAACAAGGACAGCAGATATGGCGGAATCACCATCACCAGCCAACACGACGTCCGCAATCTCGACGGAAGCAGCAAATGGGGGCAAGTCCTTATTCTCTTTAAATTAATTAGGAAAAtactaataaaaattaattttgattaattttgcaGCTACTCTGGATCCGACTACACGACCCGTGAGGAATCGCAGGTGCAGAAGAAGATGCAAGGCGTCGCCTACGATTCTTATGGCAAAGCCACTTACGACGACGTTTATGGCAACACCAACGCTGGATCCTCTTACTGGGTCTCCCCCGAAGGCGAGAAATTCACTCTGACCTGGACCGCCGATGAAAACGGATTCCAGCCAAAGGGCGACCACTTGCTCGTCGCTCCCGTCCACGTCTACGAGCTCCCAGTTGCTCCCGTTCACGAATACGAACTCCCAGTTGCCCCTGCCCTCCCTTACCGTCGCACCGGTGCAGGCAGCTACAATACCTACAATACTTATTAAATTATCTAGAGCTGTACCATGAcgaaatttgattaaattaataaagtaCTTtcctttaaacaaatttctatgTGGTTCTGCCAGGAATAGTTCATAAAACTATTTCCTTTTGGCATTGCCAGAACCAATACAAAAACTTCTGCTGTTAAGCGATGACCCTCGGATATGGGAATGGCATTCCCAtttcccatttaaaaaaaaaaaaagaaatacgaaTTAATAAGAACAAATAAGAATAAACACACATTCCATACTGAAAACTGGATTAATTTATAAGTGCCAAGGTCACCGCTCAATTGTATTTTCCCTCTTTCAAAGTTTCaatcttaaaatttttctcaaaagatttgtttttcttgaaaatcgtTCACAAAATGGGTTGCTGTTTACtaataaaaatttggttttcccgCCTAAAAGCAACAACGAGCGTCCATAGCAACGGCGGCGGGGCGACTGTTTAGTAATACCTTCTAGTTTCTACTGCTCTTTTCCCATCGTGATCGTGTGCTGTCTGCTGTGGACTGAGGTCTTAAATCAACTAATTACGTTGAATACGTAATTTGCTTTGGCGTTGGCTTGGTGTTAACTTGTTTTTGACTCTTGAATGCCTTGTGATGCATCTCCgtttaattgatttgaaaatgtgaTCTGAAAATAACTTTAGCAGCACACAAGAAGGGGAGGTTAGATGGAACACGTGAATGATTTGAAGTTTAGTGTTCCATTAGAAGCAGGGGACCATTTGAATCTATTCACGTGATTTCCAGCCCACAAGTCCGCCACACCTTGGCGGACTTGTTTATCATCAAAATGTATTCCTGGCGACTAGCGGAAAACGGATGTGTGGTTTAGCAACATGCATGAAAATATTTGGTATATGACAACTGACAAGAGAAAAACTTGATGCGggtaaaaaactaaataagccatttggttttgtttaacggtcttgaaaaaatattcgtaCCACGTAAAAATCATCTAACATTTTGCATGTGAAAGAGAAACTCTTTAAGTTTGCGGATGGTTTTTATTACGTCACATGCTATTTTTGCAAGGCGGTCCTGGTTGAGGAACAACAGATAACAATgcgctatttattttttttatttatttatttttgctagTAAAAAAGATattctaaaatattttcagtATTTTCCATCAAATAGATGTGAGCCAAATAGGCCGTACCGTGCAATACTCCGTCAGCCCAAAAAATCATTCCCCGAGTTTTAGTCGTATTTTGTTTACCCGTCAGCCCGCCGTAAGCCCAAAAAATCATTCCCCGACTCCCCGTCCCTGAGTCCATTCCCCGATTTctagtctttttttgtttacccgTCACCCCGTTTGAACTAAAGCTCGGGGAAAATTGTTACCCCCGAGTCCATTCCCCGAGTTTTAGTTACCCCCCAGTAGGCCAGGTCAAACAACAACTTCAGCAGACATTATCTAAAAACATTTAGTCAAGGATGCTGTAAAAATCATTAGCTAAAGGTTGTGTTATCTATTACTTACAAACAGTTGACTCATTTTATCCGATCTCCGTTGTTTAACTTTTTGAATTGTTTCGAAGAAACTTATGAAAGTTACGACTTGTTGGACGTGTAACGTGTAATCATAGACTCTGCAACCAACAtaagattcaaaactcattaccaGATGGCGTCACTGTCGCCCTTGTTGTTTCTGCACCGTTAAATGTAGCgaaatgggcgaaacaaaGTTTTGCTAATTTAGTAATTTATAATTAGTTTTCTgtgatttcaaaaatcaaGCTGAACTTCGTATCTTATGTAGGTTTAGTTTTccctagtttccttattttgtaTATTATACCAATTTATTTCTGCAAGTCTAGATGTATGctgtcattccaacaagttggcTTAGCGCTCAGTCACTGTTCATCATGATCCTCAGTAtatcaaaagcctaaaacccATGTTTGAAACCCACATatagtggaatacaaatgttcTGAGATAGGTAATTTTCTCTTTACTGCTACCATACCAGAACAGTGAAGCATTAAGACCATcataattcagattttcatataACAGGTACAGATACTGTGGCTCATGAACCACAGGATCTTTTTGGAATCTTGCAAT
The sequence above is drawn from the Daphnia pulicaria isolate SC F1-1A chromosome 1, SC_F0-13Bv2, whole genome shotgun sequence genome and encodes:
- the LOC124347052 gene encoding uncharacterized protein LOC124347052 isoform X1, with protein sequence MAKSSLQVKTLVFFSAFLLSVTTSQHPNHLLSTKGDTNLRLDYETLKTEFDDLRDEVLQLKTKLHQQDFIASQGSLLSQIIKKEMQEMLPVLKSGSKGVMPRSCHEVRMADPSLPTDVYWIDPDGQDVGDDPIQVNCDMSTGMTIIGHDAEAAINVSHCTEPGCYTRPIVYEASLRQIAALAQISVDCRQSIKYECYSAPLQYDGIQYSWWNDRYGVEQYFWHGNDNSTHTCLCGIGKTCVDPSKNCNCDANVPVNLVDEGEITAKGSLPITRLNFGRTTPAASSGIHTLGKLKCKGQKLVEGMPTSCVELWQIGHVLSGLYLIKGVSQVETVYCDFSKMSTDAGYETWIGYADVKSSPVYFYVQKNANYATANTAIPFELTRTNVGNAMNPSTGVFTTPRPGKYFFTFSGINLGTSVDIELHLNGVQIGSGFSSEVYNTFSHQATLQLSKGDQIRLQLMSGTLFDDNRHFTSFVGLLVEEDVFE
- the LOC124349445 gene encoding endocuticle structural glycoprotein SgAbd-3-like isoform X1 produces the protein MKLFIVAALLAVAVAVPSGYPSNYKDSSYMTSPSNASSGYNKDSRYGGITITSQHDVRNLDGSSKWGYSGSDYTTREESQVQKKMQGVAYDSYGKATYDDVYGNTNAGSSYWVSPEGEKFTLTWTADENGFQPKGDHLLVAPVHVYELPVAPVHEYELPVAPALPYRRTGAGSYNTYNTY